From the genome of Roseofilum reptotaenium CS-1145:
CATTTTAGATAGCTTAAGAGAATTGAATACCGCTTATGAAGGTTATCAAATTTCCCGGTACGAACATTCTTTGCAAACGGCGACTAGAGCCTATCGCAATAACGAAAACGAAGAAACGATAGTTGCAGCATTAATTCATGATATAGGGGGAACTTTAGCCCCTTACAACCATGCTGTACTAGCGGCTGCTATTCTTCAACCTTATGTTTCTGAAAAAACGTGTTGGATAGTAGAACATCACGATATATTTGTCAAATATTACTGGGGACATCATCGAGGTTTAGACCGTTATACTAGGGAAAAATATCGCCAACATCCCTACTATCAAGCTACGATCGATTTTTGTCATAACTACGACCAAAATAGTTTTGATCCCAATTATGATACACTCCCTTTAGAGTTCTTTGAACCCATCGTTTACAAAATTTTCGCCCAACCTCGCCATCACAGTCCTTATCTTGAAGAGTAGAAAACCGATAACAATATTATGGAACCTATTCCCATCTTAGTTATCTGTCCTAGACCCATAGATTACTTCAACTGTCAAACCATACCCGAAGC
Proteins encoded in this window:
- a CDS encoding HD domain-containing protein, with translation MKHVKFTAMEHGDGEDYDLLCESFEEYTSNLPQRILDSLRELNTAYEGYQISRYEHSLQTATRAYRNNENEETIVAALIHDIGGTLAPYNHAVLAAAILQPYVSEKTCWIVEHHDIFVKYYWGHHRGLDRYTREKYRQHPYYQATIDFCHNYDQNSFDPNYDTLPLEFFEPIVYKIFAQPRHHSPYLEE